From Eleftheria terrae, the proteins below share one genomic window:
- the accD gene encoding acetyl-CoA carboxylase, carboxyltransferase subunit beta — MSWLEKLLPPKIQQTDPAERRSVPEGLWIKCPSCETVLYKTDLEQNVYVCPKCAHHHRISARARLDKFLDPEGRFEIGQEVIPVDALKFKDSKKYPDRLKDALENTGETDALVVVGGAVHSIPVVAACFEFDFMGGSMGSVVGERFVRGVETACEQKTPFICFTATGGARMQEGLLSLMQMAKTNAALTRLAKAKLPYISVLTDPTMGGVSASFAFVGDIVMAEPKALIGFAGPRVIENTVREKLPEGFQRSEFLLQKGALDMIIDRRELRSTVARALAMLQRQPADAVA, encoded by the coding sequence ATGAGTTGGCTTGAAAAACTGCTGCCGCCCAAGATCCAGCAGACCGACCCGGCCGAGCGCCGTTCGGTGCCGGAGGGGCTGTGGATCAAGTGCCCGTCGTGCGAAACGGTGCTCTACAAGACGGACCTGGAGCAGAACGTCTATGTCTGCCCCAAGTGCGCCCACCATCACCGCATCAGTGCGCGGGCCCGGCTCGACAAGTTCCTCGATCCCGAGGGCCGCTTCGAGATCGGCCAAGAAGTCATCCCGGTCGACGCGCTGAAGTTCAAGGACAGCAAGAAGTACCCGGACCGCCTCAAGGACGCCCTCGAGAACACCGGTGAGACCGATGCGCTGGTGGTGGTCGGTGGGGCGGTGCACAGCATCCCGGTGGTCGCGGCCTGCTTCGAATTCGACTTCATGGGCGGCTCCATGGGTTCGGTGGTGGGCGAGCGCTTCGTGCGCGGTGTCGAGACCGCCTGCGAGCAGAAGACGCCTTTCATCTGCTTCACCGCGACCGGCGGCGCCCGCATGCAGGAAGGCCTGCTGAGCCTGATGCAGATGGCCAAGACCAATGCCGCGCTGACCCGCCTGGCCAAGGCGAAGCTGCCCTACATCAGCGTGCTGACCGATCCGACCATGGGCGGCGTGTCGGCCAGCTTCGCCTTCGTCGGCGACATCGTGATGGCCGAGCCCAAGGCGCTGATCGGCTTCGCCGGCCCGCGCGTGATCGAGAACACGGTGCGCGAGAAACTGCCGGAAGGCTTCCAGCGCTCGGAGTTCCTGCTGCAGAAGGGCGCGCTCGACATGATCATCGACCGTCGCGAACTCCGCAGCACCGTCGCCCGTGCGTTGGCCATGCTGCAGCGCCAGCCGGCCGACGCCGTCGCCTGA